A window of Paenibacillus sp. 19GGS1-52 contains these coding sequences:
- a CDS encoding NADP-dependent oxidoreductase: MKAAQITKYSKRFKVEVNDIPVPEISDNDVLVKVKAAAVNHLELLIGTGSVKLIQDYEFPLVLGNELTGVIEQVGKNVHEFKVGDAIYSRLPLHKIGAFAEYAAISADAIGHLPANLDFVTGAAAPLTGLTAYQGLHEQLAAKAGESVFIPGGSGSFGQMAIPIAKSMGLRVIVSGNPQARERTMAAGADQYIDYTTENYWEQLSNVDYVMDTLGPSEFDHELSIIKAGGRLLSLRTGPNKRFAEHMGLPGWKQKLFTIAGAKYDYKAKKKRIQYHFIFVRSDGEQLKKITKIIEDNGIVPAVDPTEFHIEDINEALNFVATGHPKGKVIIQF; the protein is encoded by the coding sequence ATGAAAGCAGCACAGATCACCAAATATTCAAAAAGATTCAAAGTAGAAGTCAATGATATTCCAGTCCCGGAAATAAGTGATAACGATGTCTTGGTCAAGGTGAAGGCAGCAGCGGTTAATCATTTGGAATTGCTCATTGGTACCGGGAGCGTGAAGCTGATCCAGGATTATGAGTTCCCGTTGGTACTGGGTAACGAGCTGACAGGTGTTATTGAACAGGTCGGTAAGAACGTCCATGAATTTAAAGTTGGCGATGCCATTTATTCACGCCTGCCACTACACAAAATCGGTGCTTTTGCTGAGTACGCGGCGATTAGTGCAGATGCTATCGGGCACTTACCTGCTAATCTGGATTTTGTGACTGGTGCTGCTGCGCCATTAACAGGATTGACTGCTTATCAAGGGTTACATGAACAATTAGCTGCTAAAGCTGGCGAAAGCGTGTTTATTCCTGGAGGTTCGGGTTCATTTGGCCAAATGGCCATTCCTATCGCCAAAAGCATGGGTCTGAGGGTCATCGTTAGTGGAAATCCGCAAGCGCGTGAACGGACAATGGCGGCTGGAGCAGACCAATATATTGATTACACGACTGAAAACTATTGGGAGCAGCTTAGTAATGTAGATTATGTGATGGATACGTTGGGACCAAGCGAATTTGATCATGAACTTTCCATTATTAAAGCAGGAGGTCGCCTTCTTTCTCTGCGGACCGGCCCTAACAAACGTTTCGCCGAGCATATGGGCTTGCCAGGTTGGAAGCAAAAGCTCTTCACCATTGCCGGAGCTAAGTATGATTACAAAGCGAAGAAAAAGAGAATTCAATATCATTTCATTTTTGTGCGCAGTGATGGCGAACAATTAAAGAAAATTACGAAGATTATTGAAGATAACGGGATTGTACCAGCGGTGGACCCGACAGAATTCCACATTGAAGATATTAACGAAGCACTGAATTTTGTTGCAACAGGTCATCCCAAAGGAAAAGTCATTATCCAATTTTAA
- a CDS encoding TetR/AcrR family transcriptional regulator yields the protein MIKEFIEEERVGNKMAKITQELIIETAEALMERTEKSEVTLSQIADELSITHAALYKHFKNKQELWAAVSKSWFNRMISEQIQIELTNSANPKELLHDWLWAFANAKKRAYNENPKMFALNTQYVDSNPLVLRDVLWDSYQIIDGIMDYHDPRFERAEAILSAFAVFSLPSFKESWNLPDYQDRFERIWRLIKQGL from the coding sequence ATGATTAAGGAATTTATTGAAGAAGAAAGGGTTGGCAACAAGATGGCTAAAATCACACAAGAGCTCATTATTGAAACAGCCGAGGCATTAATGGAGCGCACGGAAAAATCCGAAGTGACGCTCTCCCAAATTGCAGATGAATTAAGTATCACCCACGCAGCACTCTATAAACACTTTAAAAATAAGCAAGAGCTCTGGGCAGCCGTCTCTAAGAGCTGGTTCAACCGGATGATTTCAGAACAAATCCAAATAGAACTGACTAACTCGGCTAATCCAAAGGAATTACTCCACGATTGGCTCTGGGCATTTGCTAATGCCAAAAAACGCGCCTATAACGAGAATCCCAAGATGTTTGCCTTGAATACGCAATACGTAGATAGCAATCCTCTCGTCTTACGTGACGTTCTCTGGGATTCCTACCAAATTATTGACGGCATCATGGATTATCACGATCCCCGCTTCGAACGGGCAGAGGCGATTCTCTCCGCGTTTGCAGTGTTTAGCCTCCCGTCCTTCAAAGAATCCTGGAATTTACCAGACTACCAAGACAGGTTCGAACGTATCTGGCGTTTAATCAAACAGGGGCTTTGA